Proteins encoded together in one candidate division KSB1 bacterium window:
- the tsaE gene encoding tRNA (adenosine(37)-N6)-threonylcarbamoyltransferase complex ATPase subunit type 1 TsaE, producing the protein MSTERITTHSVAETLVWAEGFAKTLQPGAVLALTGELGAGKTVVAKGIGRGLGVTAEIISPTFNYILEYTGRLPFIHGDMYRLAGAATFVGMGFAEYLDRGGVVVLEWAERVREVLPPNTIWLTLVRVTEQERLITVHRPSL; encoded by the coding sequence CGTCGCGGAAACTCTGGTCTGGGCGGAAGGCTTCGCGAAGACCCTACAGCCCGGCGCGGTGCTCGCGCTCACCGGCGAGTTGGGCGCAGGTAAGACCGTGGTCGCCAAGGGCATCGGCCGCGGTCTCGGCGTGACCGCGGAGATCATCAGTCCGACCTTCAACTACATTCTGGAATACACGGGGCGGCTGCCGTTCATCCACGGCGACATGTATCGCCTGGCCGGTGCCGCAACTTTTGTGGGCATGGGATTCGCGGAATATCTTGACCGCGGTGGAGTCGTCGTGCTGGAATGGGCCGAGCGTGTGCGCGAGGTTCTGCCGCCCAACACGATCTGGCTCACGCTGGTCCGCGTGACGGAGCAGGAGCGCCTGATTACCGTGCATCGCCCATCCTTATGA
- the tsaB gene encoding tRNA (adenosine(37)-N6)-threonylcarbamoyltransferase complex dimerization subunit type 1 TsaB has protein sequence MKRLLCFDISADDGVVGISDAGAVLVERRVPKRDLFASTVEALLRELDLRARDFTGIALGNGPGSFTGLRVGLAFAKGFAYAAGLPVWPVSSLQVIAYASLGAANRIAVISPARRGRHHFAVYAGSDLAVLEGHCVIGEDDLPAMLGASTLLVGPGVLKLPPTFREQLDDHIPSVASAHQATVASIALLAQSRWEQSVNPDVYALVPDYGLDFGA, from the coding sequence ATGAAGCGCTTGCTTTGCTTTGATATTTCCGCGGATGACGGCGTGGTCGGAATCAGCGACGCCGGCGCTGTCCTGGTCGAGCGGAGAGTGCCCAAGCGCGATCTCTTTGCGTCGACGGTGGAAGCGTTGCTTCGCGAATTGGATCTTCGCGCGCGCGACTTCACGGGCATCGCCCTGGGCAACGGCCCGGGATCGTTTACGGGTCTGCGCGTCGGTCTGGCATTTGCCAAGGGCTTTGCCTACGCCGCCGGCTTACCGGTCTGGCCGGTATCCTCGCTGCAAGTGATCGCTTATGCGTCGCTCGGAGCGGCCAATCGGATTGCGGTGATTTCGCCTGCGCGTCGCGGGCGGCATCATTTCGCCGTGTATGCCGGCAGCGACCTCGCGGTCCTTGAAGGGCATTGTGTTATTGGTGAAGACGACCTCCCCGCGATGCTCGGCGCCTCCACGCTGTTGGTCGGTCCCGGCGTGCTCAAGCTGCCTCCGACTTTCCGCGAACAACTGGACGATCACATCCCGAGTGTTGCCTCTGCCCATCAGGCAACCGTCGCGTCGATCGCGTTGCTTGCGCAGAGTCGCTGGGAGCAGTCTGTGAATCCCGATGTGTACGCGCTGGTCCCGGACTACGGGCTGGACTTCGGCGCATAG
- a CDS encoding DUF2892 domain-containing protein, which yields MQKNIGSVDRTVRIVAGAVILLVGYLNHSWWGLVGLAPLATAFIGWCPLYAPFGFKTCSVKKA from the coding sequence ATGCAGAAGAACATAGGAAGCGTTGACCGTACCGTCCGCATCGTGGCGGGCGCGGTCATCCTGCTTGTCGGCTACCTTAACCACAGCTGGTGGGGACTTGTGGGGCTGGCGCCCCTCGCCACCGCGTTCATTGGCTGGTGCCCGCTCTATGCTCCGTTCGGTTTCAAGACTTGCAGCGTCAAGAAAGCATGA
- a CDS encoding DUF72 domain-containing protein, with the protein MNALRLGTSGWSYKDWRGNFYPERAASTRWLELYCREFNSVEVDSTFYGTPPLSRVQRWAEIAPPGFEFALKVPQEITHTKSLRNCESEITGFLKTVAALGDHLGPVLFQFPYGFTPERLGDLLAFLDHLPRSEFRFVVEIRNRRWLKSGLPAELAARRLPLCWVDHPWMPRDTQVTGELVYLRFLGDHEKITEYSKRQEDRTPDLQWWAEQTVDWIRRDFPVFGYFNNHFSGHAPTDARAFAELLKGML; encoded by the coding sequence ATGAACGCACTGCGGCTGGGGACCAGCGGTTGGTCTTACAAGGACTGGCGGGGAAACTTCTACCCGGAGAGGGCGGCCTCCACGCGCTGGCTGGAACTCTATTGTCGCGAGTTCAATAGCGTCGAGGTGGACAGCACCTTCTACGGCACGCCGCCGCTCTCCCGCGTGCAACGTTGGGCCGAAATCGCTCCGCCCGGCTTTGAATTCGCGCTCAAGGTTCCGCAGGAAATCACGCACACCAAGTCGCTGCGCAATTGCGAATCTGAAATCACCGGGTTCCTGAAAACCGTCGCAGCGCTCGGCGATCATCTCGGACCGGTGTTGTTCCAGTTTCCTTACGGCTTCACACCCGAGCGGCTCGGCGATTTGCTCGCGTTTCTTGACCACTTGCCGCGCAGCGAATTCCGCTTCGTAGTCGAGATCAGGAACCGCCGCTGGCTGAAGAGCGGATTACCGGCGGAGTTGGCCGCGCGTCGGCTGCCGCTGTGCTGGGTCGATCATCCGTGGATGCCGCGCGATACGCAAGTAACCGGTGAGCTTGTGTACCTCCGGTTCCTGGGCGATCATGAGAAGATCACCGAGTACAGCAAACGGCAGGAAGACCGCACGCCGGATTTGCAGTGGTGGGCGGAACAGACAGTGGACTGGATTCGCCGTGACTTTCCGGTCTTCGGCTATTTCAACAATCACTTCTCGGGACACGCACCCACAGATGCGCGGGCGTTCGCGGAGCTCCTGAAGGGCATGCTCTGA
- a CDS encoding ABC transporter ATP-binding protein yields MSIIQTHKLSKSYYLGPVEVPVLHEIDFAAEQGQQIAVVGPSGVGKSTLLHILGALDRPTSGDVIVDGKEVNRLSSDELAILRRDRVGFVFQFHHLLPEFSALENVLMPARLKGEGETESALRRARQLLGEVGLSHRLDHRPGELSGGECQRVALARALINTPRILICDEPTGNLDGEAALNLQKILERLARDEKTTLIVATHNIEFARAMDRVVRLHDKKLEEITVAAE; encoded by the coding sequence ATGTCCATTATCCAAACTCACAAGCTCTCCAAGTCCTACTACCTCGGTCCGGTGGAAGTGCCCGTGCTTCACGAAATCGACTTCGCGGCCGAGCAGGGACAACAAATCGCCGTGGTCGGGCCGTCGGGAGTCGGCAAGAGCACACTGCTGCATATTCTCGGAGCGCTCGATCGACCGACATCCGGCGATGTAATTGTGGATGGCAAGGAAGTTAATCGGCTGTCCAGCGATGAACTGGCAATTCTGCGCCGTGATCGCGTGGGTTTTGTGTTCCAATTTCATCACCTGCTGCCGGAATTCTCCGCGCTGGAAAACGTCTTGATGCCGGCGCGACTGAAGGGCGAAGGCGAGACCGAATCCGCGTTGCGACGAGCCAGGCAGTTGCTTGGGGAGGTCGGGCTGTCGCATCGGCTGGATCACCGACCGGGCGAGCTGTCCGGCGGAGAATGTCAGCGGGTGGCGCTGGCGCGGGCACTAATCAATACGCCGCGGATTCTGATCTGTGATGAACCGACAGGGAACCTCGACGGGGAGGCAGCCCTCAACTTGCAAAAGATCCTCGAACGATTGGCACGCGATGAAAAGACGACACTGATCGTCGCTACGCACAACATCGAGTTCGCCCGCGCGATGGACCGCGTGGTCAGGTTGCACGACAAGAAATTGGAAGAGATCACCGTCGCCGCCGAGTAG
- a CDS encoding lipopolysaccharide biosynthesis protein has protein sequence MTADPATNPPRPRRRVLQNVLFSVLTKAVSAAFSYVTTRLLLDCMSVEEFGLYSLLFTGILVGDGLAILLRWGIPNVLFRFLPEYYARANYRIIEALHRRANQITIITGILALGLVYVFATPLTELLKQPGAEPQLRIFAVGGLAFLISENYRILLASLFQQRTIFFVITIYNALRLAAIFYVWQWARSLDSVVIAETLLMIACLLLYLAAHWQKVRPLFQSAAASDEEVPWRRFRRYAGMTYVNEVGVTVLGEATNLFLVSGMLGGIAAGYYGLANRILNIVRGVLPNKLLDSVIDPLFYSEYGQQKARAEFGYNLLMKTAAFATIPTAVWLGLMARPVIVDLFDARYGDAAPIIWISALFFPMTTLRTPLAILVQNAERIDLLIFSKVWGIGKILAGLWLVPTGGAIAMAWIAGVALTAQNVTLYYWITTKLRTRTDLWGLAKQVINGIVAGLLCWPLLDYFHGVAGIAASVFVYGGLFLGLSLLNKSFTREERDFINTHLKRNVWHF, from the coding sequence ATGACGGCTGATCCGGCCACCAACCCGCCGCGGCCGCGCCGCCGTGTGCTGCAAAATGTGCTGTTCTCGGTACTGACGAAGGCCGTCTCCGCGGCCTTTTCGTACGTCACGACGCGATTGCTGCTCGACTGCATGTCGGTGGAAGAGTTCGGCTTGTACTCCCTGCTCTTCACCGGAATTCTGGTGGGCGACGGCTTGGCGATTCTGCTGCGCTGGGGGATTCCCAATGTCCTGTTTCGCTTCCTGCCGGAATATTATGCGCGTGCGAACTACCGGATCATTGAAGCGCTGCACCGGCGGGCCAATCAGATCACGATCATCACCGGAATTCTGGCGCTGGGTCTGGTGTACGTGTTCGCCACGCCGCTGACGGAGCTCCTGAAACAACCGGGAGCGGAGCCGCAACTGCGAATCTTCGCGGTGGGTGGATTGGCGTTCCTGATCTCGGAAAACTACCGCATTCTACTCGCGAGCCTGTTTCAACAGCGCACGATCTTCTTTGTCATTACGATTTACAATGCGCTGCGATTGGCGGCGATCTTCTATGTCTGGCAGTGGGCGCGGTCGTTGGATTCCGTCGTGATCGCCGAAACGCTGCTCATGATCGCGTGCCTGCTGCTCTATCTCGCCGCGCATTGGCAAAAAGTCCGGCCACTCTTTCAATCCGCCGCCGCTTCCGACGAGGAGGTCCCCTGGCGGCGCTTCCGCCGCTATGCCGGGATGACCTATGTCAATGAAGTCGGCGTGACCGTGCTCGGCGAGGCGACGAACTTGTTTCTGGTCTCGGGAATGCTGGGCGGCATCGCGGCAGGATATTACGGACTCGCGAATCGGATCCTCAATATCGTGCGCGGCGTGCTGCCGAACAAACTGTTGGACTCGGTGATCGATCCGCTGTTCTACAGTGAATACGGTCAGCAAAAAGCGCGCGCGGAATTCGGCTACAACCTGCTGATGAAGACCGCCGCGTTCGCGACGATTCCCACCGCGGTCTGGCTCGGACTGATGGCCCGACCCGTGATCGTGGACTTGTTCGATGCGCGCTATGGCGACGCCGCGCCGATCATCTGGATCAGCGCGTTGTTCTTCCCCATGACTACGCTGCGTACGCCGCTCGCGATTCTCGTGCAGAATGCGGAGCGCATCGATCTGCTCATCTTCAGCAAGGTTTGGGGAATCGGCAAGATTCTCGCCGGCTTGTGGTTAGTGCCGACGGGTGGAGCGATTGCGATGGCCTGGATCGCGGGCGTCGCGCTCACCGCGCAGAACGTCACGCTTTACTATTGGATCACGACTAAACTGCGCACGCGAACCGACCTGTGGGGCTTGGCGAAGCAGGTAATCAATGGCATCGTCGCCGGGCTGTTGTGCTGGCCGTTGCTTGACTACTTTCACGGAGTCGCGGGAATCGCGGCGAGCGTCTTCGTTTACGGCGGACTGTTTCTCGGCTTGAGCCTGCTGAACAAATCGTTCACCCGTGAAGAGCGCGACTTCATCAACACGCACCTCAAACGGAACGTGTGGCATTTCTAA
- the asnB gene encoding asparagine synthase (glutamine-hydrolyzing): MCGICGIIDPVNKVNPDLLARMTQIMVHRGPDAGGTWINEDRTVGFGNRRLAIIDLDPRSNMPFQSDDGSLVITYNGEIFNFADVRSVLESKGHRFRTHSDTEVILHAYQEWGLDCIEQFRGMFAWALYDRTRRRVWLVRDRLGIKPLLYYHRDATFAFASEPQQFSASGGFDCELDLTALYDCLVYLYIPAPKTAFKHLRKLEAGHWLLYEDGKVTIRRYWDVPVFGEHVIDEQTAVQRLSERIDEAVKLRLVSDVPVGSLLSGGLDSSCVTWHAQQNHTGPLHTFSIGFAEAENNELDYANAVAKLVGSHHISRIYKLNAARGDTHKLMLLYGEPHGDSSIFPTAVVCAMAREHVTVALSGDGGDELFWGYTRYLEYADFNARRLPLRSAGGRMIRAAMPLLARGRYRLLRYCLDEFDLWTVLQDGFLPHDLGKLLSPDVIDAVRGTDPYWSYRKHWRSELPLATRLQYLDLKTYLADDILVKVDRASMSVSLEARVPLLDHKLVEEVFSWPDNIRSDGRTLKDLFKKSLAEVLPPAILQKRKQGFSIPWKRWISDWSEFHDLRGDGRFYRKDVRLPEHYTAMMLQLWLNERNGI, encoded by the coding sequence ATGTGCGGAATCTGCGGCATTATTGATCCGGTCAACAAGGTCAATCCCGATTTACTCGCGCGCATGACCCAGATCATGGTTCATCGCGGTCCGGATGCCGGCGGCACATGGATCAACGAGGACCGCACGGTCGGATTCGGCAATCGCCGGCTGGCCATCATCGACCTCGATCCGCGCAGCAATATGCCGTTTCAGAGCGATGACGGGTCGCTGGTCATCACGTACAACGGCGAGATCTTTAACTTCGCCGATGTGCGATCCGTACTGGAAAGCAAAGGACACCGGTTTCGCACGCACTCCGATACCGAAGTCATTCTCCACGCCTATCAGGAGTGGGGGCTCGACTGTATCGAGCAGTTCCGCGGCATGTTTGCCTGGGCGCTCTACGATCGCACGCGACGACGGGTGTGGTTAGTGCGCGACCGGTTGGGAATCAAACCGCTGCTGTACTACCACCGCGATGCGACGTTCGCCTTCGCCTCGGAACCGCAGCAATTCAGCGCGAGCGGCGGCTTCGACTGCGAACTGGACCTGACGGCGCTCTATGACTGCCTGGTGTACCTCTATATTCCCGCTCCCAAGACGGCCTTCAAGCATCTCCGCAAATTAGAGGCCGGACACTGGTTGCTGTATGAAGACGGCAAGGTCACGATCCGCCGCTATTGGGACGTCCCGGTGTTCGGCGAGCACGTCATCGATGAGCAAACCGCCGTTCAGCGACTCAGCGAGCGCATCGACGAGGCGGTGAAATTGCGGCTCGTGTCCGACGTGCCGGTCGGCTCGCTGCTCTCCGGTGGACTCGATTCCAGCTGTGTCACCTGGCACGCGCAGCAGAACCACACCGGACCGCTGCATACGTTTTCCATCGGATTCGCCGAGGCCGAAAACAACGAGCTGGATTACGCCAACGCCGTCGCCAAGCTCGTCGGCAGCCATCACATCTCCCGCATCTACAAGCTGAATGCCGCGCGCGGCGACACGCACAAGCTCATGCTGCTGTACGGCGAGCCGCACGGAGATTCATCGATCTTCCCGACGGCCGTCGTCTGCGCCATGGCCCGGGAACACGTCACCGTGGCCCTCTCCGGCGACGGCGGTGACGAACTGTTCTGGGGCTACACGCGCTATCTGGAATACGCCGATTTCAATGCGCGCCGGCTGCCGCTGCGGAGCGCCGGCGGACGTATGATCAGGGCCGCAATGCCGCTGCTCGCGCGCGGGCGCTATCGCCTGTTGCGCTACTGTCTCGACGAGTTCGACCTGTGGACCGTCCTACAGGACGGCTTCCTGCCGCACGATCTCGGCAAGCTGCTCAGTCCAGACGTGATCGACGCCGTGCGCGGAACCGATCCGTACTGGTCCTATCGCAAGCACTGGCGGAGCGAGCTGCCGCTGGCGACGCGGCTGCAATATCTTGACTTGAAGACCTACCTCGCCGACGACATCTTGGTCAAGGTGGATCGCGCGTCGATGTCGGTCTCGCTCGAAGCGCGCGTGCCCCTGCTGGATCACAAACTGGTCGAAGAGGTGTTCTCCTGGCCGGACAACATTCGCAGCGACGGACGGACGCTGAAGGATCTATTCAAGAAATCGCTGGCGGAAGTGCTGCCGCCGGCCATACTGCAGAAGCGCAAGCAGGGGTTCTCGATTCCCTGGAAACGCTGGATCTCCGACTGGAGCGAGTTCCACGATCTGCGCGGCGACGGACGATTCTATCGCAAGGACGTCCGGCTGCCCGAACATTACACGGCGATGATGCTGCAACTATGGCTGAATGAGCGCAACGGAATATAA
- a CDS encoding glycosyltransferase family 4 protein: MSRIVFILQYHHSRATGGAEQQAWLLATELRRRGWESHYVFSDGKHSRAELAGVTLHGLPDELSAWHGTDCALHRLLSELRPDVTYTRAFDVYAACGNLAAPDRALSIWAAASRYDSQAWPYLAFGWKYQSLWHFLKRSPRHVYYNHLSRRGRARADLVLAQTADQQQDFAKLGIRAEILRNSHSPIPESSVQRHEGKPLILWADSVKRLKRPWAFLDLARRCRDVDADFLMIGRLHDDIDSSRVHRTARECPNFTFGDFVPLEQVNAVFQRAHLHVKTSLPFEGFPNTFIQSWLHGVPVVSWEADPDSLIERNQLGIRVSRLDELEHAVRALCSNADRRRQLGANARAFAVNEFDLMHNVDRLETLIAAAKSRKP, encoded by the coding sequence TTGTCGCGCATCGTCTTCATCCTGCAGTATCATCACAGCCGCGCCACCGGTGGCGCGGAGCAGCAGGCCTGGCTGCTCGCCACCGAGTTGCGCCGTCGCGGCTGGGAGTCGCACTACGTGTTTTCGGACGGCAAGCATTCGCGCGCGGAACTCGCCGGCGTGACGCTGCACGGTCTGCCGGACGAACTCAGCGCCTGGCACGGAACCGACTGCGCGCTACACAGATTACTCTCCGAGCTCAGGCCGGACGTGACGTACACTCGCGCGTTCGACGTCTATGCCGCGTGCGGAAATCTGGCGGCGCCGGACCGTGCGTTGTCGATTTGGGCCGCGGCCTCCCGCTACGACAGTCAGGCCTGGCCCTATCTCGCCTTCGGCTGGAAGTACCAATCGCTGTGGCACTTTCTCAAGCGCTCCCCGCGTCACGTTTACTACAATCACCTTTCGCGGCGGGGGCGTGCCCGCGCGGATCTCGTACTGGCGCAGACGGCGGACCAGCAGCAGGACTTCGCCAAATTGGGAATTCGCGCCGAAATCCTGCGCAACAGCCACTCCCCGATTCCCGAATCGTCGGTTCAACGCCACGAAGGCAAGCCGCTGATCCTGTGGGCCGATTCTGTCAAGCGGTTGAAACGTCCGTGGGCGTTTCTGGACCTTGCCCGTCGCTGCCGCGACGTGGATGCCGACTTCCTGATGATCGGCCGGCTGCACGATGACATCGATTCGTCACGCGTGCACCGTACCGCCCGGGAATGTCCCAACTTCACGTTCGGGGATTTCGTTCCGTTGGAGCAGGTCAACGCGGTGTTCCAACGCGCGCACTTGCACGTTAAGACCAGTCTGCCGTTCGAGGGCTTTCCGAATACCTTTATTCAGAGCTGGCTGCACGGGGTTCCGGTCGTCTCGTGGGAGGCCGACCCCGACTCGCTGATCGAGCGCAACCAGTTGGGCATTCGCGTGTCCCGCCTCGACGAACTGGAGCACGCGGTGCGTGCGCTGTGCTCGAACGCGGATCGGCGCCGGCAACTCGGCGCGAATGCGCGGGCATTTGCGGTCAACGAGTTCGACCTCATGCACAATGTTGACCGGCTCGAGACCTTGATCGCCGCCGCGAAGTCCCGCAAGCCATAG
- the feoB gene encoding ferrous iron transport protein B: protein MPVQISTTFSSPKRRVIAIAGNPNAGKTTVFNALTGTRQKVGNYPGVTVERKIGQLRLPAGEIVDVVDTPGCYSLAARSPEEQVAHDVLLGELPGEARPDLVVVVVDASNLQRNLFLATQLRDLGIPLIVGLNMMDVARERGMEVSAEKLSTALGCPVVPLVARKGEGMAELIESLELCNCEDCGCGVPRFIDCLPSALEKPVMTLAAGLVDSGFADETTARAHALWLLISTIEGDDAVRISPAQAALTRRVLSELHVSTKQLRAVETSARYRYLKDLMFAAACVDQDLPHRLTDRLDRVLLHRVLGPLTFLGLMAIVFQSIFSWAAPAQDLIEAGVGMFARGADALLPAGLFKALIMDGMIAGVGNILVFLPQILILFLFIGLLEDVGYMARAAFLMDRLMAKVGLDGRAFLPLLSSFACAIPGIMATRTIASRKDRIVTILVAPLMSCSARLPVYALVIGTVFVAGQSVLGIFTVGGLVLMAMYTLSIFAAINMAAIFKKTILKSPPPPLFLELPTYKLPSFRTLGLNLLDRAKLFVVRAGTVILAATVILWAVMNVPAVKTDRAVFDSQRAAVNGNPAIDELTRTAQMAAIDGTEAALLSEHSIGGQCGKLIEPVIEPLGFDWKIGIGIIASFAARELFVSSMAVVHGITDADENSPSLREKLQSEVYPATGRRVFTPLVGVALMVFYVLACQCMSTVAIVRRETASWRWPIFMVIYMSGLAWLVTFAVYQGGKLMGLG, encoded by the coding sequence GTGCCGGTTCAAATATCCACCACGTTCAGCTCTCCCAAACGGCGCGTGATTGCCATCGCCGGGAATCCGAACGCGGGGAAGACGACTGTCTTCAATGCCCTGACTGGCACTCGCCAGAAGGTGGGCAACTACCCCGGCGTCACCGTCGAACGCAAGATCGGACAACTGCGCCTGCCGGCCGGCGAGATCGTGGACGTGGTCGATACGCCGGGCTGCTACAGCCTGGCCGCGCGATCACCCGAAGAACAAGTCGCGCACGATGTGCTGCTCGGTGAACTGCCGGGTGAAGCGCGACCCGATCTCGTCGTGGTCGTCGTCGATGCTTCAAATCTACAGCGGAATCTCTTTCTCGCCACACAACTGCGCGACCTGGGGATTCCGCTTATCGTTGGGCTGAACATGATGGATGTCGCGCGCGAACGCGGCATGGAGGTTTCGGCCGAAAAACTTTCGACCGCGCTGGGTTGCCCGGTCGTGCCGCTGGTGGCCCGCAAGGGCGAGGGCATGGCCGAGCTGATCGAGTCGCTGGAACTTTGCAACTGCGAAGACTGCGGTTGCGGTGTCCCGCGCTTTATCGATTGCCTGCCGTCGGCGCTGGAAAAACCCGTGATGACCCTGGCCGCGGGCTTGGTGGACAGCGGCTTCGCCGACGAGACCACGGCGCGCGCGCACGCATTGTGGCTCTTGATTTCCACCATCGAAGGCGACGATGCCGTGCGAATTTCACCCGCCCAGGCGGCACTGACTCGGCGCGTCCTGAGCGAATTGCACGTCTCCACCAAGCAATTGCGCGCGGTGGAAACCAGCGCGCGCTATCGCTATCTGAAAGACCTGATGTTCGCCGCGGCGTGCGTCGATCAGGACCTGCCGCATCGACTGACCGACCGGCTCGACAGAGTATTGCTCCATCGCGTTCTGGGTCCGCTGACGTTTCTCGGCCTGATGGCCATCGTCTTTCAATCCATCTTTTCCTGGGCGGCTCCCGCGCAAGACCTGATTGAAGCCGGAGTCGGTATGTTCGCGCGCGGAGCCGACGCGCTGCTCCCCGCCGGGTTGTTTAAGGCGCTGATCATGGACGGGATGATTGCGGGCGTCGGCAACATCCTCGTCTTCCTGCCGCAAATCCTGATTCTGTTCCTGTTTATCGGTCTGCTCGAAGATGTCGGCTACATGGCGCGCGCCGCGTTCCTCATGGACCGCCTGATGGCGAAAGTCGGATTGGACGGTCGCGCGTTCCTGCCGCTGCTCTCGAGTTTCGCCTGTGCGATCCCGGGGATTATGGCGACCCGCACCATCGCAAGTCGCAAGGATCGAATCGTCACGATCCTGGTCGCGCCGCTGATGTCGTGCAGCGCGCGCCTGCCGGTGTACGCGCTCGTGATCGGCACGGTCTTCGTGGCCGGACAATCCGTGCTCGGCATCTTCACCGTCGGCGGACTCGTGCTCATGGCCATGTACACGCTGTCGATCTTCGCCGCGATCAACATGGCCGCGATCTTCAAGAAGACCATTCTGAAAAGTCCGCCGCCGCCGCTGTTTCTCGAATTGCCAACCTACAAGCTGCCGTCGTTCAGGACGCTGGGGCTGAATTTGCTCGACCGCGCCAAGCTGTTTGTGGTTCGCGCGGGTACCGTGATCCTGGCGGCGACGGTCATTCTGTGGGCGGTGATGAACGTGCCCGCGGTCAAGACCGACCGCGCGGTCTTTGATTCCCAACGCGCCGCCGTCAACGGGAATCCTGCAATCGACGAGCTAACGCGCACCGCGCAAATGGCCGCGATTGACGGAACCGAAGCGGCGCTGCTCAGCGAGCACAGCATCGGCGGCCAATGTGGAAAATTGATCGAGCCTGTCATCGAACCGCTGGGGTTTGACTGGAAAATCGGAATCGGAATTATCGCGAGTTTCGCGGCGCGTGAACTCTTCGTCAGCTCGATGGCCGTGGTGCACGGGATCACCGATGCAGATGAGAATTCGCCGAGTTTGCGCGAGAAATTGCAGTCAGAAGTCTATCCCGCGACCGGACGACGCGTATTTACGCCGCTCGTGGGTGTCGCGCTGATGGTGTTCTACGTGCTCGCCTGCCAGTGCATGTCCACCGTGGCGATCGTGCGGCGGGAAACGGCCAGCTGGCGCTGGCCGATCTTCATGGTGATCTATATGTCGGGGCTGGCTTGGCTCGTCACATTCGCCGTATATCAGGGCGGCAAGCTGATGGGGTTGGGGTGA
- a CDS encoding adenine phosphoribosyltransferase, giving the protein MTTLSAPTTTSLLEEASKRFEPVPDFPVPGIMFRDISPLLMSQPHFHATISALTHKASRKPFAEADTILAIDARGFLFASPLALNLKQGLVMVRKAGKLPNSDMRGDQKTEYGADVLTFQSRFVTGKRFFVVDDVVATGGTIDSVMQMAKDCGGHYLGTLSVLDLRYCRTDDRPDIASVFHMDHPAGPVNLTRD; this is encoded by the coding sequence GTGACCACGCTGTCCGCCCCGACCACGACTTCGCTGCTTGAAGAAGCCAGCAAGCGGTTCGAACCCGTCCCCGATTTTCCCGTGCCGGGGATCATGTTTCGTGATATTTCGCCGCTCTTGATGTCGCAGCCTCATTTTCACGCGACGATCTCGGCACTGACCCACAAAGCGTCCCGCAAACCGTTCGCCGAGGCCGACACGATCCTGGCCATCGATGCGCGCGGCTTCCTGTTTGCCTCGCCGCTCGCGCTCAATCTGAAGCAGGGGCTGGTGATGGTGCGCAAAGCCGGGAAGCTGCCGAACAGCGATATGCGAGGCGACCAGAAAACGGAGTACGGCGCGGACGTGCTCACCTTTCAGTCGCGGTTTGTGACCGGCAAGCGCTTCTTTGTCGTCGATGATGTCGTCGCGACTGGCGGAACCATTGACTCCGTGATGCAAATGGCGAAGGATTGCGGCGGACACTATCTCGGGACGCTGAGCGTGCTCGACCTGCGCTACTGCAGAACCGATGATCGCCCCGATATCGCCTCCGTTTTTCACATGGATCATCCGGCCGGTCCGGTCAACCTAACGCGCGACTAA
- a CDS encoding ferrous iron transport protein A: MTLDEMPFGARCRILSVDESSDSLLRLMEMGLIPGASVVMERSAPFNSPFSVRLPGCTLAVRREDAELVQVEPLPDQAAKPKLP; this comes from the coding sequence ATGACGCTCGATGAAATGCCGTTCGGAGCACGCTGCCGGATTCTCTCCGTGGACGAGTCCTCCGATAGTCTGTTGCGGCTGATGGAGATGGGCCTCATCCCCGGGGCCAGCGTCGTGATGGAACGATCCGCCCCGTTCAATAGTCCTTTCAGTGTCCGTTTGCCCGGCTGCACCCTTGCCGTGCGCAGGGAGGATGCCGAGCTTGTGCAAGTTGAACCGCTGCCCGATCAGGCCGCGAAGCCCAAATTACCGTGA